A single Mauremys mutica isolate MM-2020 ecotype Southern unplaced genomic scaffold, ASM2049712v1 Super-Scaffold_100290, whole genome shotgun sequence DNA region contains:
- the LOC123360607 gene encoding DNA-directed RNA polymerases I, II, and III subunit RPABC2-like, whose translation MSNNEDNFDGDDFDDVEEDEGLDDLENAEEEGQENVEILPSGERQQANQKRITTPYMTKYKRARVLGTRALQRAMCAPVMVELEGETDPLLIAMKELKARKIPIIIRRYLPDGSYEDWGVDELIITD comes from the coding sequence ATGTCCAACAACGAGGACAACTTCGATGGTGACGACTTTGACGATGTGGAGGAAGATGAAGGGCTAGATGATTTGGAGAACGCAGAGGAGGAGGGTCAAGAGAATGTAGAAATCCTTCCATCTGGAGAGAGACAGCAGGCAAATCAGAAGCGGATCACAACTCCATACATGACCAAATATAAGCGAGCCAGAGTCCTGGGCACTCGTGCACTCCAGAGAGCGATGTGTGCTCCAGTCATGGTAGAGTTGGAAGGAGAGACAGATCCTCTGCTGATTGCAATGAAAGAACTCAAAGCTCGGAAGATTCCCATAATCATCCGCAGGTACCTGCCAGATGGAAGCTATGAAGACTGGGGTGTGGATGAGCTAATTATCACCGACTGA